The following are encoded together in the Prionailurus viverrinus isolate Anna chromosome B3, UM_Priviv_1.0, whole genome shotgun sequence genome:
- the CIPC gene encoding CLOCK-interacting pacemaker isoform X2 has product MICLKNALPRTHLCDKDGSSECLSSAEQMESEDMLSALGWGREDRPRQNSKTAGSAFPALSPMVVMKNVLVKQGGSSSQLQSWTVQPSFEVISAQPQLLFLHPPAPAPVSPCHAGEKKSDSRNYLPILNSYTKIAPHPGKRGLSLSPEERRENGVQKKVCTERLGPSLSSSEPTKPGASPPGPPAPAPPGAKLAADSAPQGVPSLVAGGSPQTLQPVSSSHVAKAPSLTFASPASPVCASDSTLHGLESSSPLSPLSASYGSPLWAAEHLCRSPDLFAEQRRSKHRRFQNTLVVLHKSGLLEITLKTKELIRQNQATQAELDQLKEQTQLFIEATKSRAPQAWAKLQASLTSGSSRAGSDPEAFSDHPDM; this is encoded by the exons ATGGGAGCTCAGAATGTCTGAGCTCGGCAGAGCAGATGGAATCCGAGGACATGCTGAGCGCCTTAGGCTGGGGCCGGGAAGACAGGCCAAGGCAGAACTCCAAGACTGCAGGCAGTGCCTTCCCTGCACTGTCCCCGATGGTTGTCATGAAGAACGTGCTGGTCAAACAG ggCGGCAGCTCGTCCCAGCTCCAGTCGTGGACCGTCCAGCCCTCCTTCGAAGTGATCTCGGCTCAGCCACAGCTGCTGTTCCTCCATCCGCCCGCGCCCGCTCCCGTCAGCCCATGTCACGCCGGCGAGAAAAAGTCGGACTCCAGGAACTACTTGCCCATTCTAAATTCTTACACGAAAATAGCCCCCCACCCGGGCAAAAGGGGCCTTTCCCTCAGCccggaagaaagaagggaaaacgGGGTGCAGAAGAAAGTCTGCACGGAGAGACTTGGGCCGAGCTTGTCTTCCAGTGAGCCCACCAAGCCTGGTGCCTCGCCACCCGGGCCCCCCGCGCCGGCACCCCCAGGCGCCAAGCTCGCCGCGGACTCTGCCCCGCAGGGTGTGCCCTCCCTGGTGGCAGGCGGGAGCCCACAGACTCTTCAGCCCGTGTCCAGCAGCCACGTGGCCAAAGCCCCCAGCCTGACCTTTGCCTCCCCCGCCAGCCCCGTCTGCGCGTCAGACAGCACTCTGCATGGCCTGGAGAGCAGCTCCCCGCTGTCGCCGCTGTCAGCCAGCTACGGCTCGCCTCTGTGGGCCGCGGAGCACCTGTGCCGCAGCCCCGACCTCTTCGCAGAGCAGCGGCGGAGCAAGCACAGGCGCTTCCAGAATACCCTGGTGGTCCTGCACAAGTCCGGTCTGCTGGAGATCACTCTGAAAACCAAGGAGTTGATTCGTCAGAACCAGGCGACTCAGGCGGAGCTAGACCAGCTGAAGGAGCAGACCCAGCTGTTCATAGAGGCCACCAAGAGCAGGGCTCCTCAGGCCTGGGCCAAGCTGCAGGCATCGTTAACATCGGGCTCTAGTCGTGCCGGCAGCGACCCAGAAGCGTTCTCTGACCACCCAGACATGTAA
- the CIPC gene encoding CLOCK-interacting pacemaker isoform X3, with amino-acid sequence MEDGSSECLSSAEQMESEDMLSALGWGREDRPRQNSKTAGSAFPALSPMVVMKNVLVKQGGSSSQLQSWTVQPSFEVISAQPQLLFLHPPAPAPVSPCHAGEKKSDSRNYLPILNSYTKIAPHPGKRGLSLSPEERRENGVQKKVCTERLGPSLSSSEPTKPGASPPGPPAPAPPGAKLAADSAPQGVPSLVAGGSPQTLQPVSSSHVAKAPSLTFASPASPVCASDSTLHGLESSSPLSPLSASYGSPLWAAEHLCRSPDLFAEQRRSKHRRFQNTLVVLHKSGLLEITLKTKELIRQNQATQAELDQLKEQTQLFIEATKSRAPQAWAKLQASLTSGSSRAGSDPEAFSDHPDM; translated from the exons ATGGGAGCTCAGAATGTCTGAGCTCGGCAGAGCAGATGGAATCCGAGGACATGCTGAGCGCCTTAGGCTGGGGCCGGGAAGACAGGCCAAGGCAGAACTCCAAGACTGCAGGCAGTGCCTTCCCTGCACTGTCCCCGATGGTTGTCATGAAGAACGTGCTGGTCAAACAG ggCGGCAGCTCGTCCCAGCTCCAGTCGTGGACCGTCCAGCCCTCCTTCGAAGTGATCTCGGCTCAGCCACAGCTGCTGTTCCTCCATCCGCCCGCGCCCGCTCCCGTCAGCCCATGTCACGCCGGCGAGAAAAAGTCGGACTCCAGGAACTACTTGCCCATTCTAAATTCTTACACGAAAATAGCCCCCCACCCGGGCAAAAGGGGCCTTTCCCTCAGCccggaagaaagaagggaaaacgGGGTGCAGAAGAAAGTCTGCACGGAGAGACTTGGGCCGAGCTTGTCTTCCAGTGAGCCCACCAAGCCTGGTGCCTCGCCACCCGGGCCCCCCGCGCCGGCACCCCCAGGCGCCAAGCTCGCCGCGGACTCTGCCCCGCAGGGTGTGCCCTCCCTGGTGGCAGGCGGGAGCCCACAGACTCTTCAGCCCGTGTCCAGCAGCCACGTGGCCAAAGCCCCCAGCCTGACCTTTGCCTCCCCCGCCAGCCCCGTCTGCGCGTCAGACAGCACTCTGCATGGCCTGGAGAGCAGCTCCCCGCTGTCGCCGCTGTCAGCCAGCTACGGCTCGCCTCTGTGGGCCGCGGAGCACCTGTGCCGCAGCCCCGACCTCTTCGCAGAGCAGCGGCGGAGCAAGCACAGGCGCTTCCAGAATACCCTGGTGGTCCTGCACAAGTCCGGTCTGCTGGAGATCACTCTGAAAACCAAGGAGTTGATTCGTCAGAACCAGGCGACTCAGGCGGAGCTAGACCAGCTGAAGGAGCAGACCCAGCTGTTCATAGAGGCCACCAAGAGCAGGGCTCCTCAGGCCTGGGCCAAGCTGCAGGCATCGTTAACATCGGGCTCTAGTCGTGCCGGCAGCGACCCAGAAGCGTTCTCTGACCACCCAGACATGTAA